Proteins encoded within one genomic window of Companilactobacillus zhachilii:
- the rpoE gene encoding DNA-directed RNA polymerase subunit delta has protein sequence MKFDKFKDQNKDELSLIEVAYEILNNNNKEVMNFSDIVNEIQDYLGKSDDDIKESLPQFYTDLNNDGSFLSLGENVWGLRKWYPYDSVDEEVNHPEDNGTENTHKAAQKVNAFLSDDDEDDDVVDYDDDTDLSVSDMDDDDDSDGSSDNGPDLSKFTNSDLTSVDDDDDDEHDDSLEDGIEGQLSEFDADDDDEDIDLSDEDDDDDDDVEDDDDEDSNK, from the coding sequence TTGAAGTTTGATAAATTCAAGGATCAAAACAAGGACGAACTCTCATTGATTGAGGTTGCCTATGAGATTCTAAACAACAACAATAAAGAAGTAATGAACTTCTCAGATATCGTTAATGAAATTCAAGATTATTTGGGCAAGTCTGATGATGATATTAAGGAATCACTTCCTCAATTCTATACAGATTTAAATAATGACGGTAGTTTTCTTTCACTCGGCGAAAATGTTTGGGGTCTACGTAAGTGGTATCCATATGATTCAGTCGATGAAGAAGTAAATCACCCTGAGGATAATGGTACCGAAAATACTCATAAAGCTGCTCAAAAGGTTAATGCCTTCTTGAGTGACGATGATGAAGATGACGATGTTGTCGATTACGATGATGATACTGATTTAAGTGTATCTGATATGGATGATGACGATGACAGTGATGGTTCATCAGACAATGGTCCGGACTTATCTAAGTTCACTAACTCAGATTTGACATCAGTTGATGACGATGACGACGATGAACATGATGATAGTCTTGAAGATGGTATTGAAGGCCAATTGTCAGAATTTGATGCGGATGATGACGATGAAGATATCGATCTTTCAGACGAAGATGATGACGATGATGACGACGTCGAAGATGATGACGACGAAGACAGCAATAAATAA
- a CDS encoding DUF1934 domain-containing protein — protein MENNSFNINVDLNIETLQSGELTHTKISEPGKFTQIGNSIYLRFNESLENNDKASILVKITEKGEIHVKRVAKSTNLASLLYFTHQEHNTGHLETEYGVLPLDTYTKDSKVEIVSNPLSGKINIDYDLIYDNNVIGNYKFRLIFSA, from the coding sequence TTGGAAAATAATAGTTTTAATATAAATGTCGATTTAAATATTGAGACATTGCAATCGGGAGAATTAACACATACTAAAATTTCTGAACCGGGTAAATTTACTCAAATCGGAAATTCAATTTATTTAAGATTTAACGAAAGTCTAGAAAATAATGATAAGGCATCAATCCTAGTTAAGATTACGGAAAAAGGTGAAATTCATGTTAAACGTGTTGCTAAGTCGACCAATTTAGCATCATTGTTGTATTTTACCCATCAAGAGCACAATACTGGTCATTTGGAAACTGAATATGGAGTATTACCTTTAGACACATATACGAAGGATTCCAAGGTCGAAATTGTAAGTAATCCGCTTTCTGGAAAAATAAACATTGATTATGATTTGATTTACGACAATAATGTAATAGGTAATTATAAGTTTAGATTGATTTTTAGTGCCTAG
- a CDS encoding lipoate--protein ligase family protein, translating to MLVPFSDTGAILKFVSENHQPVIHFWTTPPTVILGMQDKRLHNLSAGLQMLSDKDYLFYLRNSGGLGVVTDAGILNCTLFLPDKDNLLIDDAYEKMYSLLRKAFSNRIETGEITHSYCPGTYDLSIDGKKFAGISQRRAGNAVAVMAYISINGNQKKRSQLMKDFYEISNFPKHQKFDYPEIDLHAMENLDSLLNRKLSIDQAKQEIINVISTEYQINREEFFIIQNSLPYQEAYNTTLTDLIKRNKILLEDK from the coding sequence ATGCTTGTTCCATTTTCAGACACTGGGGCTATTTTAAAATTTGTTTCTGAGAATCATCAACCCGTAATCCACTTTTGGACTACGCCGCCAACGGTTATTTTAGGAATGCAAGACAAGCGATTGCACAATTTATCGGCTGGCCTGCAAATGTTATCTGATAAAGATTATCTTTTCTACTTACGAAACTCTGGCGGTCTGGGAGTTGTGACAGATGCTGGTATTCTCAATTGCACGCTTTTTTTACCTGATAAAGATAACCTTTTAATCGATGATGCTTACGAAAAAATGTATTCTTTATTACGAAAGGCTTTTTCAAATCGGATTGAAACTGGTGAAATCACTCATTCTTACTGTCCCGGAACTTATGATTTGAGCATTGATGGCAAAAAATTTGCTGGTATTTCACAACGACGTGCTGGTAATGCGGTGGCAGTCATGGCCTATATTAGCATTAATGGCAATCAGAAAAAACGTAGTCAATTGATGAAGGATTTTTACGAAATAAGTAATTTTCCCAAACATCAAAAGTTTGACTATCCTGAAATTGACTTGCACGCTATGGAAAATCTAGACTCATTATTGAATCGGAAGCTTTCCATTGATCAAGCTAAGCAGGAAATTATAAACGTTATTTCCACTGAATATCAAATCAATCGCGAAGAGTTTTTCATCATTCAAAATTCATTGCCTTACCAAGAAGCCTATAATACCACCTTAACCGACCTAATTAAACGTAACAAAATTTTATTGGAGGACAAATAA
- a CDS encoding HD domain-containing protein, with protein sequence MSYNVQMLPREKVFRDPIHNYIHIQHKVILDLINTKEFQRLRRVKQLGTSSFTFQGAEHSRFTHCMGVYEITRQICDNFQRNYPTKAPGDGLWDDNERIVALCAALLHDVGHGAYSHTFEHIFKTDHEMWTQRIITSPETEINAVLRQVSDDFPEKVAGVIAHTYPNPQVVQMISSQVDADRMDYLLRDAYFTGTKYGMFDLTRILRVMRPYKGGIAFDKDGMHAVEDYIVSRFQMYQQVYFHPVSRGMEVVLTKLLQRAKDLYEHNHMNGFEMPSLLIPFFENKVTINDYLLLDDGILNTYFTLWQSYPDEILKDLAYRFLSRKPFKSSEYDKTTEHMLPDLADIVENVGFDKNYYTATNTSYDLPYDVYNPNSNKSRTQIEIMQDDGSLLELSTISRLVNALTGRILGDERFYFPKSMLIKHSDDIFSEDYEKFQKHIHNDKIVK encoded by the coding sequence ATGTCATATAACGTTCAAATGCTACCTCGCGAGAAAGTTTTCCGCGATCCGATTCATAATTACATTCATATTCAACACAAAGTCATTCTCGACTTGATAAATACCAAAGAATTTCAACGTCTTCGTCGGGTTAAGCAATTGGGAACTTCATCTTTTACTTTCCAAGGCGCTGAACATTCACGCTTCACTCACTGCATGGGTGTCTATGAGATAACTCGTCAAATTTGCGATAATTTTCAACGTAACTATCCCACTAAAGCACCTGGAGACGGACTTTGGGATGATAACGAACGTATTGTAGCGCTCTGTGCCGCTCTTTTGCATGATGTTGGCCACGGTGCTTACTCACATACATTTGAACACATCTTTAAAACCGATCATGAAATGTGGACGCAAAGAATCATTACCTCACCTGAAACAGAAATCAATGCCGTCTTACGACAAGTTTCTGATGATTTCCCTGAAAAAGTTGCTGGTGTCATTGCTCACACTTATCCCAATCCACAGGTTGTACAAATGATTTCTAGCCAAGTTGATGCCGATCGAATGGATTACTTGTTACGTGATGCTTACTTCACTGGCACAAAATATGGGATGTTTGATTTAACTAGAATTTTACGGGTAATGCGTCCCTACAAAGGTGGTATTGCTTTTGACAAAGATGGTATGCACGCCGTTGAAGATTATATCGTCAGTCGTTTCCAAATGTATCAACAAGTTTATTTCCACCCCGTTTCTCGTGGTATGGAAGTTGTTTTAACTAAATTATTGCAACGCGCTAAGGACTTATATGAACATAACCACATGAACGGTTTTGAAATGCCAAGTTTATTAATTCCATTCTTCGAAAATAAAGTAACAATTAATGATTATCTATTGCTGGATGACGGCATTTTGAACACCTACTTCACCCTTTGGCAAAGCTACCCCGATGAAATTCTAAAAGATTTAGCTTACCGTTTCTTATCCAGAAAACCATTCAAATCATCTGAATATGATAAAACAACCGAACACATGCTACCCGACCTAGCTGATATCGTAGAAAACGTCGGCTTTGACAAAAACTACTACACAGCCACTAACACTAGCTACGATTTACCATATGATGTTTACAACCCTAATTCCAATAAGAGCCGTACACAGATTGAAATTATGCAAGACGACGGCTCCTTACTAGAATTATCAACCATCAGCCGACTAGTCAATGCCTTAACTGGCCGCATCTTAGGTGATGAACGATTCTATTTCCCTAAATCAATGCTAATCAAACACTCCGACGATATCTTTAGTGAAGATTATGAAAAATTCCAGAAACACATTCATAACGATAAAATCGTGAAGTAA
- a CDS encoding glycerol-3-phosphate dehydrogenase/oxidase, whose amino-acid sequence MTEFSNKTRSDNLQKMQDQVLDLLVIGGGITGSGIALDAQTRNIQTGLIEMRDFASGTSSRSTKLVHGGLRYLKQAAIKEVHEVGSERALVYNNAPHVTTPLKMMLPFYEDGTFGPFTTAIGLDVYDRLAQVKRSERKYMLNAHDALEREPYLKGENMKGAGVYVEYRTDDARLTLEVLKKANSEGALIANYVKATGLLYDSNNKICGVIFKNLIDGSTGEIHAKKVINACGPWVDEIRQMDNSDKGKHLHLTKGVHLVIDSDKFPISNSVYFDTPFHDGRMMFAIPREGKTYIGTTDTTWTADPKEPNITANDVTYILAAANQMFDLPQYLTPDDVESGWSGVRPLIQEEGKSPSEISRKDEIFQSDTDLLSIAGGKLTGYRKMAEKIVNRVAEQLAVETNYEYKDTITQDLTLSGGDVGGDDGWMEFFDKEVHEGIINYDLDREDAEKLVHRYGSNVSKVYQLLPETKTKARLPRIDWAMLNYGLESEMVEHPIDYLLRRSSQMLFNISHMKSIKTPVIEYMSKYYDWDDDTKQAMTDEVNEKLALTDLSEIKKKYAEYQKK is encoded by the coding sequence ATGACAGAATTTTCTAACAAAACTAGATCCGACAATTTACAAAAAATGCAAGATCAAGTCTTAGATTTATTAGTTATCGGTGGTGGGATTACTGGTAGTGGAATTGCCTTAGATGCTCAAACCCGAAATATTCAAACCGGCTTAATTGAAATGCGTGACTTTGCTTCGGGAACTTCGAGTCGTTCAACCAAATTAGTTCACGGTGGATTACGTTATCTCAAACAAGCAGCCATCAAAGAAGTTCACGAAGTCGGTAGTGAACGTGCTCTTGTTTATAACAATGCCCCTCATGTAACAACACCACTTAAAATGATGCTACCCTTTTACGAAGATGGAACTTTCGGTCCTTTCACAACTGCCATTGGCTTAGATGTGTACGACCGCTTGGCACAAGTTAAACGCTCCGAACGTAAATACATGCTGAATGCCCATGACGCCTTGGAACGTGAACCTTATCTTAAAGGTGAAAATATGAAAGGTGCTGGTGTTTACGTTGAATATCGTACCGACGATGCCCGTTTAACACTAGAAGTCTTGAAAAAAGCCAATTCTGAGGGTGCTTTAATTGCTAATTATGTTAAAGCAACTGGTTTACTTTACGACTCTAACAATAAAATTTGTGGTGTTATTTTCAAAAATCTTATCGACGGTTCAACTGGAGAAATCCATGCTAAAAAAGTTATTAACGCCTGTGGACCTTGGGTCGATGAAATTAGACAAATGGATAATTCCGATAAAGGCAAGCACCTTCATTTAACAAAAGGCGTCCATTTAGTTATCGATAGCGATAAATTTCCAATTTCTAATTCAGTCTACTTTGATACCCCATTCCACGACGGTCGTATGATGTTTGCCATCCCTCGTGAAGGCAAAACTTATATCGGAACAACCGACACTACTTGGACAGCAGATCCAAAGGAACCAAATATTACAGCGAACGATGTCACATATATTTTAGCCGCTGCCAATCAAATGTTTGATTTGCCACAATATTTAACACCTGATGATGTTGAAAGTGGTTGGTCTGGTGTTAGACCGTTGATTCAAGAAGAAGGCAAATCACCTTCCGAAATTTCACGAAAAGATGAAATCTTCCAATCAGATACCGACCTCTTATCTATCGCTGGTGGTAAATTAACGGGCTACCGCAAAATGGCTGAAAAAATTGTTAATCGAGTAGCTGAACAATTAGCTGTCGAAACAAATTACGAATATAAAGATACTATCACTCAAGATTTAACCTTATCCGGTGGTGACGTTGGCGGTGACGATGGTTGGATGGAATTCTTTGATAAAGAAGTTCACGAAGGTATCATTAACTACGATTTAGACCGCGAAGACGCTGAAAAATTAGTTCATCGTTATGGTTCTAATGTTTCCAAAGTCTACCAACTATTGCCAGAAACTAAAACCAAAGCTCGCTTGCCAAGAATTGATTGGGCCATGCTAAATTATGGTCTCGAATCAGAAATGGTTGAGCATCCGATTGACTATTTACTTCGTCGTAGCAGTCAAATGTTATTTAATATTAGTCACATGAAGAGTATTAAAACACCCGTTATTGAATATATGAGTAAATACTATGATTGGGACGATGATACCAAACAAGCGATGACTGATGAAGTTAACGAGAAACTGGCACTAACGGATTTAAGTGAAATTAAAAAGAAATACGCTGAATATCAAAAGAAATAA
- a CDS encoding lectin-like domain-containing protein, whose translation MLNTNEVYADVEYVSKVDEEAADPEDLKNAINSAPRGLDISDPTFLRGDFSNEGSSENMNSSKVIRKGTTDKTGILRVTHGFNQLGSIWSNIDKSNFLDISQDQSMSMWLYFGRPIDQSKPLEVGDGMAFVLQNAQDNPLAMNKWGGIKAISRFHGNPAPGETLGVWGADFDNANSIFNIPISQTAIPNSFAIEFDTFLNRLTLANDINGKGVSFDADLAFGRNDDGSMKYIQQIKGQHISMDYPDGPSYDDFDFDGPNDDATYVLGTGSGNIGTRAFFKMNHKNLEDNLNLTNSKWHHMTVKFDHSTSSLTYIFDDKDINGNMLNSNTTKTQKLKMSHFKLGDSNKLRWGFTGSTGRFSENNLIVFESIPSFVNADSSVSLKDTTKGNTIPGNDNKVNVGDELDFIYDLNYKNGSKEWSEILASMNLPKEVTFVNGTITYDNNPDYRENISSNEFKNGKVEHLLQKSLSNENNHAKIELHTTVNNQSEQIDIGKQHAHFASDNFIVDDDTPPFTITIPEMSLTTDPSGTINYKSMDLTPEKTPIKGTVRYSSGKNISPSNVTVHYSVNNKDYEGFKLSGSLSDKALFDLDILKTQLILGNNTVKIYAEDSFGKRTSPSLINIFIGGGLEFGTVSKDVAFDTVKGGYAGQLVPRKGEWQLEVVDGRIGKNSWTLQASASPLEKEVSGKPTGEVFKGEIVYKNIMGKILPLKNLTGIYTNSKDSDSKQTINVTNEWNSKLGMFLKVNDNNNTSGTYTGKITWSLIDGIGSNNT comes from the coding sequence ATGCTAAATACTAATGAAGTATATGCGGATGTCGAATACGTTTCTAAGGTTGATGAAGAAGCAGCGGATCCTGAAGATTTGAAAAATGCTATTAATAGCGCACCTAGAGGATTGGATATTTCGGATCCAACTTTTTTGAGAGGGGATTTTTCTAACGAAGGTTCAAGTGAAAATATGAACTCCTCAAAGGTTATCAGAAAAGGTACGACTGATAAAACCGGTATATTAAGAGTAACTCACGGGTTTAATCAATTGGGGTCTATTTGGAGTAATATAGATAAATCTAATTTTTTGGATATTTCCCAAGACCAGTCGATGTCAATGTGGTTATATTTTGGAAGACCGATAGATCAAAGTAAGCCATTAGAAGTTGGTGACGGAATGGCTTTTGTTCTTCAAAATGCGCAGGATAATCCCTTGGCAATGAATAAGTGGGGAGGGATTAAGGCAATATCAAGATTTCATGGAAATCCGGCCCCTGGTGAGACTTTGGGAGTTTGGGGAGCTGACTTCGATAACGCAAATTCTATATTTAATATTCCTATATCTCAAACAGCAATTCCTAATAGTTTTGCAATTGAATTCGATACGTTTTTAAACCGTTTAACATTGGCAAATGATATTAACGGTAAGGGTGTTTCATTTGATGCTGATTTGGCTTTTGGGAGAAATGATGATGGAAGTATGAAGTATATTCAACAGATCAAGGGACAACATATTAGTATGGATTATCCTGATGGTCCTTCTTATGATGACTTTGATTTTGATGGTCCAAATGATGATGCCACGTATGTATTAGGTACCGGAAGTGGAAATATAGGTACTAGGGCATTTTTTAAAATGAATCATAAAAACCTTGAAGATAATTTGAATCTAACAAATTCTAAGTGGCATCATATGACTGTTAAATTTGATCACTCAACTAGTAGTTTGACATACATCTTTGATGATAAAGATATTAATGGAAATATGTTAAATTCGAATACTACCAAGACACAAAAGTTAAAAATGAGTCATTTCAAGCTTGGAGATAGTAATAAATTAAGGTGGGGCTTTACTGGTAGTACAGGTAGGTTCTCTGAAAATAATTTGATTGTCTTTGAATCTATTCCATCATTTGTTAATGCTGATTCATCGGTTAGTCTAAAAGATACTACTAAAGGAAATACTATTCCTGGAAATGATAATAAAGTAAATGTTGGTGATGAGCTCGACTTTATTTATGATTTAAATTATAAGAATGGTTCTAAGGAGTGGAGTGAAATTCTAGCTTCAATGAATTTGCCCAAAGAAGTCACTTTTGTTAATGGAACGATAACTTATGATAATAATCCAGATTATCGAGAAAATATTTCTAGTAATGAATTTAAAAATGGTAAAGTTGAACATTTATTGCAAAAAAGTTTATCTAATGAAAATAATCATGCAAAAATTGAGTTACACACTACGGTCAATAATCAAAGTGAACAGATTGACATTGGTAAGCAACATGCCCATTTTGCTAGTGACAATTTTATTGTGGATGATGATACACCTCCATTTACCATCACGATTCCGGAAATGTCGTTGACTACTGATCCTTCTGGAACGATAAATTACAAATCGATGGATCTTACACCTGAAAAAACTCCTATTAAGGGAACGGTTAGATATTCCAGCGGAAAGAATATTAGTCCTTCGAATGTTACGGTGCATTACAGTGTTAATAACAAGGACTACGAAGGTTTTAAATTAAGTGGTAGCTTATCGGACAAGGCACTTTTTGATTTAGATATTCTAAAGACACAGTTGATTTTAGGCAATAATACCGTAAAAATTTATGCAGAAGATAGTTTTGGAAAAAGGACATCTCCTAGTTTAATCAACATATTTATCGGTGGTGGATTAGAATTTGGTACGGTTAGTAAAGATGTGGCATTTGATACTGTTAAGGGCGGATATGCTGGACAACTTGTTCCAAGAAAAGGCGAATGGCAGCTTGAAGTTGTTGATGGTCGTATTGGTAAGAATAGCTGGACATTGCAGGCAAGTGCTTCACCGTTAGAGAAAGAAGTGTCAGGCAAGCCAACAGGTGAAGTATTCAAGGGCGAAATAGTTTACAAAAATATTATGGGGAAAATATTACCATTGAAAAATTTGACAGGCATATACACTAATAGTAAAGATTCTGATTCCAAGCAAACAATCAATGTGACAAATGAATGGAATAGCAAGTTGGGAATGTTTTTGAAAGTTAATGATAATAATAATACCAGTGGGACGTATACAGGAAAGATAACTTGGTCTTTGATTGATGGAATTGGATCCAACAATACATAA
- the mscL gene encoding large conductance mechanosensitive channel protein MscL has product MFKEFQEFISRGTVVDLAVGVIVGAAFNNLVSAITTYLLNPLIGLIIGQIDLSDMKFQVLGANFLIGDMINALINFLIIMFVVFMIVKMMNRMRRDGSRSKFDKNGEEIPDPQTEYLQQIRDLLRYQQRNDHNNRY; this is encoded by the coding sequence ATGTTTAAGGAATTCCAAGAATTTATTTCCCGTGGTACTGTTGTTGACTTAGCTGTCGGTGTTATCGTTGGTGCTGCTTTTAATAACTTAGTATCAGCGATTACTACATACCTTTTGAATCCGCTAATCGGACTTATCATTGGACAAATTGATCTATCAGATATGAAATTTCAAGTTTTAGGTGCTAATTTCTTAATCGGTGACATGATTAATGCTTTGATCAATTTTCTAATCATTATGTTTGTGGTCTTTATGATTGTTAAGATGATGAACAGAATGCGCCGTGACGGTTCACGTAGTAAGTTTGATAAAAATGGTGAAGAAATACCTGACCCACAAACTGAATACTTACAACAAATCCGTGATTTATTACGTTATCAACAAAGAAACGACCATAACAACCGATATTAA
- a CDS encoding ribose-phosphate diphosphokinase: MSCQNNERPMKIFALNSNKPLAEKIAKEVGVPLGKSSVTRFSDGEIQINIDESIRGSEVFLIQSTSAPVNDNLMELLIMVDALRRASASVINVVIPYYGYARQDRKSRSREPITAKLVANMLERAGVDRVLALDLHAAQIQGFFDIPVDHLMGAPLLADYFLTNHLEEDAVVVSPDHGGVTRARKLAEFLKTPIAIIDKRRPRANVAEVMNIIGNVKGKRAIIIDDMIDTAGTISLASQALIDAGATEVYACCTHPILSGPAIERISASPIKTLVVTDSINLPKEKIIDKMVQVSVGPLIGEAIKRVHDNEPVSPLFNTRFERKNLK; encoded by the coding sequence ATGTCATGTCAAAATAACGAACGACCAATGAAGATTTTTGCATTGAACTCAAACAAGCCTTTGGCAGAAAAAATTGCTAAAGAGGTTGGTGTACCACTAGGAAAGTCATCAGTTACACGTTTTAGTGATGGTGAAATCCAAATTAATATTGATGAAAGTATTCGTGGTTCAGAAGTATTCTTGATTCAATCAACTTCAGCTCCAGTTAATGATAACTTGATGGAACTATTGATCATGGTTGACGCACTTAGACGTGCATCAGCTTCAGTTATTAATGTTGTGATTCCATATTATGGATATGCTAGACAAGATCGTAAGTCACGTTCACGTGAACCTATTACAGCTAAATTAGTTGCTAATATGCTAGAACGTGCCGGTGTTGATCGTGTGCTTGCACTTGATCTCCATGCTGCACAAATTCAAGGATTCTTTGACATTCCAGTTGACCATTTGATGGGTGCACCTCTATTAGCTGATTACTTCCTAACAAATCACCTAGAAGAAGATGCCGTTGTTGTATCACCTGATCATGGTGGTGTTACACGTGCTAGAAAATTGGCTGAATTCTTGAAGACACCAATTGCTATTATTGATAAACGTAGACCTCGTGCTAATGTGGCCGAAGTTATGAACATTATTGGTAATGTTAAAGGCAAACGTGCCATCATTATCGATGATATGATTGATACTGCTGGTACAATTTCACTTGCATCACAAGCACTTATCGATGCTGGTGCAACTGAAGTTTACGCATGTTGTACACACCCAATTCTTTCAGGCCCAGCTATTGAAAGGATTTCAGCTTCACCAATCAAGACATTGGTTGTTACAGATTCAATCAATCTCCCTAAGGAAAAGATTATTGATAAAATGGTTCAAGTTTCAGTTGGACCACTTATCGGTGAAGCAATCAAACGTGTTCATGATAACGAACCAGTTAGTCCATTGTTCAACACACGTTTTGAAAGAAAGAACCTTAAATAA
- the glmU gene encoding bifunctional UDP-N-acetylglucosamine diphosphorylase/glucosamine-1-phosphate N-acetyltransferase GlmU, with protein MSNRYVIILAAGKGTRMKSRLYKVLHPVAGRAMVDHVLTQVEKIQPDMIETVIGNGADKVEELLGDRTKYALQSEQLGTGHAVLQTEKDLGDKEGITLVATGDTPLFTADTFEKLFDFHEKEGAAATILTAHADDPFGYGRIVRDGNGNVEKIVEQKDASRSEQEIQEINTGVICFDNKLLFENLHKVKNDNAQGEYYLPDVISLLKQQGKKVSAYQMADLSESLGVNDRVALAKAEKIMQRRINEAHMRDGVTIVDPDNTYIDVDVEIGNDTVIEPNVKIFGQTKIGSECVIGSGSRISDSEIQDNVEVISSTIESAIMHKGSNIGPNSHLRPKAEIGRDVHIGNFCEIKNAKIGDRTKVGHLTYVGDATLGTDINVGCGVVFVNYDGVKKWHSNIGDHSFIGSNSNIVAPVEMADHSFIAAGSTITNDIPKHAMAIARQRQTNKEDFWDRLPLSKSEEWK; from the coding sequence ATGTCGAATCGTTATGTAATAATTCTTGCTGCTGGAAAAGGCACAAGAATGAAGTCTAGATTGTACAAGGTATTACATCCTGTTGCTGGTAGAGCTATGGTCGACCATGTTTTAACTCAAGTAGAAAAAATCCAACCGGATATGATCGAAACAGTTATTGGTAATGGTGCTGATAAAGTTGAGGAATTGCTAGGCGATAGAACAAAGTATGCTTTGCAATCTGAACAATTAGGTACAGGACATGCTGTTTTACAAACTGAAAAAGATTTAGGTGACAAAGAGGGTATTACACTAGTTGCGACTGGTGATACACCATTGTTTACTGCTGATACATTTGAAAAATTGTTTGATTTTCATGAAAAAGAGGGCGCTGCTGCCACTATTTTGACGGCTCATGCTGATGATCCATTTGGTTACGGTCGTATTGTCCGTGACGGTAATGGTAATGTTGAAAAGATTGTTGAACAAAAAGATGCCTCAAGAAGTGAACAAGAAATTCAAGAAATTAATACTGGTGTAATTTGCTTTGACAACAAGTTATTGTTCGAAAACTTGCACAAAGTTAAGAATGATAATGCTCAAGGTGAATATTATTTGCCAGATGTAATTTCATTGCTTAAGCAACAAGGTAAGAAGGTTTCTGCATATCAAATGGCTGACCTTTCTGAATCATTAGGTGTTAATGACCGTGTAGCTTTGGCTAAAGCTGAAAAAATCATGCAAAGAAGAATCAATGAAGCACATATGCGTGATGGTGTTACAATTGTCGACCCTGACAATACTTATATTGATGTCGATGTTGAAATTGGTAACGATACAGTTATCGAACCAAACGTAAAGATTTTTGGCCAAACAAAGATTGGTTCAGAATGTGTTATTGGTTCAGGTTCAAGAATTTCTGATTCAGAGATTCAAGATAACGTTGAAGTAATTAGCTCAACGATTGAAAGTGCCATTATGCACAAGGGTAGTAACATTGGCCCTAACTCACATCTTAGACCAAAAGCTGAAATTGGCCGCGATGTTCATATTGGTAATTTCTGTGAAATTAAAAATGCTAAAATTGGTGACAGAACTAAGGTAGGACACTTAACATATGTTGGTGACGCTACACTTGGAACTGATATTAATGTTGGCTGTGGTGTCGTCTTTGTAAATTATGACGGTGTCAAGAAGTGGCATAGTAATATTGGTGACCATTCATTCATTGGTAGCAACTCAAATATTGTTGCCCCAGTTGAAATGGCTGATCATTCATTTATCGCTGCAGGTTCTACAATTACTAATGATATTCCTAAACATGCAATGGCTATTGCACGTCAAAGACAAACAAATAAAGAAGATTTTTGGGATAGATTACCACTATCAAAAAGTGAAGAATGGAAATAA